In Companilactobacillus allii, one genomic interval encodes:
- a CDS encoding GGDEF domain-containing protein has protein sequence MSNFISNYLTVSDLVVFLITIGLITVITLISYSIEKKVSTASPFFIRLGAHIVETLILIASILVLREVFMTINNGIIMKDAWLYANAQIAVSFYGFLILNNRLVELTTLALPFLYNPSLNLTRLDSKLWPVFIGAYFVLLITVDYVYSHKDEMLVSGYKYTIAQSIYGLVWWTLLWIDYRFNPLNTIISMIFFEIFMFLFRLTEVRLRASFADYKDLEVKANYDALTGVRNRSNLNTVSKEAFDEYHDNNKPLTVAMFDIDHFKNFNDNYGHETGDEVLRHVAHLAERELVSCPDTNGQLFRYGGEEFIVILRDTDVNYATKVVYDIRKTLADIPLFLNGTKLDVTICFGVTKLTDKDLSYKDIFERVDKYLYQSKNSGRNCVTIEGETFSYDSLQAVVAE, from the coding sequence ATGTCAAATTTCATTAGCAATTATTTAACCGTTTCTGATCTTGTTGTATTTTTAATAACAATTGGATTGATTACAGTAATAACGCTTATATCTTATTCGATTGAAAAGAAAGTAAGTACTGCGTCTCCGTTTTTTATTCGTCTTGGAGCGCACATTGTTGAAACACTAATCCTAATAGCCAGTATACTTGTACTACGAGAAGTCTTCATGACCATAAATAATGGCATCATTATGAAAGATGCCTGGCTGTACGCTAACGCCCAGATTGCCGTGTCATTTTACGGCTTCTTGATCTTAAATAATAGGCTAGTAGAACTTACCACACTAGCCCTACCCTTCTTATACAATCCGTCTTTAAATCTCACTCGTTTAGACAGTAAGTTGTGGCCAGTTTTCATTGGTGCATACTTCGTATTATTGATAACTGTAGATTACGTTTATAGTCACAAAGACGAGATGTTAGTATCTGGATACAAATATACCATTGCCCAATCCATCTATGGACTGGTTTGGTGGACACTACTTTGGATAGACTATCGTTTCAATCCACTCAACACCATAATCTCAATGATATTCTTCGAAATTTTCATGTTCCTATTCCGATTGACCGAGGTAAGACTTAGAGCATCATTTGCGGACTACAAGGATCTAGAAGTAAAGGCAAACTATGATGCACTTACTGGTGTCCGGAATAGATCCAACCTTAACACTGTCTCCAAAGAGGCTTTTGATGAGTATCATGACAACAACAAGCCTTTGACTGTCGCTATGTTCGATATCGATCATTTCAAGAACTTCAACGATAATTATGGCCATGAAACTGGTGACGAAGTCCTTCGACACGTAGCCCATCTAGCTGAGCGTGAATTGGTCAGTTGTCCAGATACGAACGGCCAATTATTCAGATATGGTGGTGAAGAGTTCATCGTCATATTAAGAGACACCGATGTAAACTACGCAACAAAAGTAGTCTACGATATAAGGAAGACACTTGCTGATATTCCATTGTTCTTAAATGGTACCAAATTAGACGTCACGATATGTTTTGGTGTTACCAAGTTGACTGATAAGGATTTATCATACAAAGATATTTTTGAACGTGTTGATAAGTATCTTTATCAATCTAAGAATAGTGGTAGAAATTGTGTCACTATTGAAGGTGAGACTTTCAGTTACGATAGTTTGCAGGCTGTTGTTGCTGAATAA
- the sdaAB gene encoding L-serine ammonia-lyase, iron-sulfur-dependent subunit beta: MADLRFNSVFDIIGPVMIGPSSSHTAGAARIGKVVHDIFGEKPDKITIDLYESFAKTYRGHGTDVAIVGGLLGMHPDDTRLSTSLKLAYEDGIKVAFVPKSDKVSHPNTTKITMIKGDHKLSVTGISIGGGNIQISEINGLKISLSMGVPTYILVQQDVPGVITKVTDIFTKRGINIGTMTVTRESKGKQAITIIEVDDTKDQKEIMEELRSLENMVNVTFFN; the protein is encoded by the coding sequence ATGGCAGACTTACGTTTTAACAGTGTGTTCGACATAATTGGTCCAGTTATGATTGGTCCAAGTAGTTCACATACGGCTGGTGCCGCTAGAATTGGTAAGGTAGTACATGATATTTTTGGTGAAAAGCCAGACAAAATAACCATCGATTTATATGAGTCATTTGCTAAGACGTATCGTGGTCATGGGACTGATGTGGCCATTGTAGGTGGATTATTAGGGATGCATCCAGACGATACTAGATTATCCACTTCATTAAAGTTGGCCTATGAAGACGGGATCAAAGTTGCCTTCGTTCCTAAAAGTGACAAAGTATCTCACCCGAACACTACGAAGATCACCATGATAAAAGGTGACCATAAATTGTCGGTCACTGGGATATCTATCGGTGGAGGCAATATCCAAATATCTGAAATCAATGGATTGAAAATCTCACTAAGCATGGGTGTTCCCACGTATATACTCGTTCAACAAGATGTTCCCGGTGTGATCACTAAAGTTACCGACATCTTCACTAAGCGTGGTATCAATATTGGAACTATGACTGTGACTCGTGAATCCAAAGGCAAACAAGCCATTACAATAATCGAAGTCGATGATACAAAGGATCAAAAGGAAATCATGGAAGAGTTAAGATCATTGGAAAATATGGTCAACGTTACTTTCTTCAACTAG
- the sdaAA gene encoding L-serine ammonia-lyase, iron-sulfur-dependent, subunit alpha — MFYTVSDLIKQSQDYPSVAQLMIETEMENTGRTKEKIRELMGRNLEAMENSVKQGVAGVKSVTGLTGGDAKRMDEYIEKGDFLSGQPILEAARNAVAVNEVNAKMGLICATPTAGSAGVLAGVLLAVRDRLDMSRDDQLDFLFTAGAFGLAIANSSSISGAEGGCQAEVGSASAMAAAALVSIKGGTAQQSGYAIAMTLQNLMGLICDPVAGLVEVPCVKRNAMGASQAMISADMALAGVKTVIPVDEVVETMHRVGQQLPSMFKETAEGGLAVAPTALKLKKQIFGE; from the coding sequence ATGTTTTATACAGTAAGTGATTTAATTAAACAGAGTCAAGACTATCCGTCAGTAGCACAGCTCATGATCGAAACTGAGATGGAGAACACTGGACGTACTAAAGAGAAGATACGAGAGCTGATGGGACGCAATCTTGAGGCAATGGAGAATTCAGTTAAACAAGGTGTTGCTGGAGTTAAATCCGTTACTGGCCTTACTGGTGGGGATGCTAAAAGAATGGATGAATACATAGAAAAAGGGGATTTTCTAAGTGGACAACCAATTCTTGAAGCGGCCAGAAATGCCGTCGCAGTCAATGAAGTTAATGCCAAAATGGGACTGATCTGTGCCACACCAACTGCCGGAAGTGCCGGTGTCTTGGCTGGAGTTTTATTGGCAGTCCGTGATAGATTGGACATGTCTCGTGATGATCAATTAGACTTCTTATTCACCGCTGGTGCCTTTGGATTAGCAATTGCCAATAGTTCATCTATCTCTGGAGCAGAAGGTGGATGCCAAGCAGAAGTCGGATCAGCTAGTGCCATGGCAGCCGCAGCACTGGTAAGTATCAAGGGTGGTACAGCACAACAAAGCGGTTATGCCATTGCAATGACACTACAAAACTTAATGGGATTGATCTGTGATCCAGTGGCTGGATTAGTTGAAGTCCCTTGTGTTAAAAGAAACGCCATGGGAGCATCCCAAGCAATGATATCAGCAGATATGGCACTAGCCGGTGTCAAAACAGTTATTCCTGTTGATGAAGTAGTTGAAACAATGCATCGTGTTGGCCAACAATTACCATCAATGTTCAAAGAAACAGCAGAAGGCGGACTTGCTGTTGCACCTACTGCTTTGAAGTTGAAGAAACAGATATTTGGAGAATAG
- a CDS encoding ClbS/DfsB family four-helix bundle protein, translating into MQVYKNSEELIDQIRKSYQQFIDEYEGITDDVADDRIEQVEKTPREMLSYQVGWINMILSWEKAEKGGQDITTPTPGYKWDQIRQLYDDFNVKYGSQGLDNEKEELGKAVEDLIEWINQMSHDELFKPGERKWATTKAMWPVAKWIRINAISPFTNYSRQVKKWKNFNLRQKA; encoded by the coding sequence ATGCAGGTATATAAGAATTCAGAAGAATTAATAGACCAAATTAGAAAGAGTTATCAACAATTCATTGATGAATATGAGGGTATTACGGATGATGTTGCGGACGATAGAATCGAGCAAGTCGAGAAGACACCGCGTGAGATGCTTTCGTATCAAGTTGGTTGGATCAATATGATCTTGTCATGGGAAAAGGCTGAAAAGGGCGGCCAAGATATCACGACACCAACTCCAGGTTATAAGTGGGACCAAATAAGACAGTTATATGATGATTTTAACGTCAAATATGGATCACAAGGCTTGGACAATGAAAAAGAAGAACTAGGTAAAGCAGTAGAAGATTTGATTGAGTGGATCAATCAAATGTCACATGATGAATTATTCAAACCTGGTGAAAGAAAATGGGCCACTACAAAAGCAATGTGGCCAGTAGCAAAATGGATTCGTATCAATGCAATTTCACCCTTCACAAATTACAGTCGCCAAGTTAAGAAATGGAAAAATTTCAATTTACGCCAAAAAGCTTAG
- a CDS encoding ROK family protein, whose protein sequence is MKKYIGLDVGGTSIKYGVVDETGKVSHKNSFKTIGTKDELITKILDVFFKLHQDFGPFDGIGVSMPGVVQEDGFLTTAGAVKPFYGINLQSILEEKTELPVKIENDANAAAVGVHNYLSLVLGTGVGGGIVINDQIYRGAHARSGEFGWMIVEDDDVDVEMGSLNFRGATVIGLIRRYNQFSSDTVDDARVIFERAKKGEVLAQNVFKSYYHSLAKGIINLEVSFDPEVVIIGGGISANETFMDELNKEITNIQKSHNSIVDLDLPKVVPAKLKNDAGMVGAVYQLVQSASKYG, encoded by the coding sequence ATGAAAAAATATATCGGACTGGATGTCGGTGGCACGTCTATCAAATATGGAGTTGTGGATGAAACTGGAAAGGTTTCTCACAAGAATAGTTTTAAAACTATCGGAACAAAAGACGAACTTATAACTAAGATATTGGACGTCTTTTTCAAACTCCATCAGGATTTTGGACCATTTGATGGTATCGGCGTCAGTATGCCAGGTGTAGTTCAAGAAGATGGATTCTTAACTACCGCAGGTGCTGTAAAGCCATTTTATGGGATTAATCTACAAAGTATACTGGAAGAGAAAACAGAACTGCCGGTAAAAATTGAAAATGACGCAAATGCCGCAGCAGTTGGAGTTCATAACTATTTGAGCTTAGTACTGGGAACTGGCGTTGGTGGCGGAATTGTCATCAATGATCAAATATATCGTGGTGCGCATGCAAGGTCTGGTGAGTTCGGCTGGATGATAGTTGAAGATGATGATGTAGATGTTGAAATGGGCTCATTGAACTTTAGAGGTGCGACCGTAATCGGCTTGATCCGCAGATATAATCAATTCAGTAGTGACACAGTAGACGATGCACGTGTTATCTTTGAACGAGCCAAGAAAGGTGAAGTATTAGCACAGAATGTCTTCAAAAGCTATTATCATAGTCTAGCTAAAGGGATAATCAACCTAGAAGTATCATTCGATCCAGAAGTAGTAATCATCGGTGGCGGTATAAGTGCCAATGAAACCTTTATGGATGAATTGAACAAAGAAATTACCAATATACAAAAAAGTCATAATAGTATTGTGGATTTAGATTTACCCAAAGTTGTTCCAGCTAAATTAAAAAATGATGCCGGAATGGTCGGCGCTGTCTATCAATTAGTGCAGAGCGCTTCAAAATACGGGTAA
- a CDS encoding Nramp family divalent metal transporter — MADENVAPRKHKLIQYANGPSLEEINGTVSVPKDKGFLKTLLAYSGPGALVAVGYMDPGNWSTSITGGQNFQYLLMSVILMSSLIAMLLQYMAAKLGIVSSMDLAQAIRSRTSKALGIVLWILTEFAIMATDIAEVIGAAIALYLLFHIPLMIAVFITVLDVLILLLLTKIGFRKIEAIVVCLILVILLVFIYQVALSKPDWAAVAGGLIPNAKTFSTSDKIAGMTPLSGSLGIIGATVMPHNLYLHSAISQTRKVDHNDEDSVAKNVKFSAWDSNIQLTAAFFVNALLLIMGVAVFKTGAVKDPSFFGLFDALSDTSTLSNGILIGVAKSGILSTLFAVALLASGQNSTITGTLTGQVIMEGFVHMKMPLWLRRLVTRLISVIPVLICVMLTSGKSAVDEHTALNNLMNNSQVFLAFALPFSMLPLLMMTDSEAEMGHRFKNSLWVKVLGWISVVGLTALNLIGLPDQILAFFGDNPSSSDTLMSNIIAYALIAAVLALLVWTVVDLYHGDKRLRESVAAAKSSK, encoded by the coding sequence ATGGCAGATGAAAATGTTGCTCCACGTAAACATAAACTTATCCAATATGCCAATGGTCCTTCGCTAGAAGAAATTAACGGGACTGTCTCAGTACCAAAAGATAAGGGATTTTTAAAGACATTATTAGCTTATTCAGGACCAGGTGCACTTGTTGCGGTTGGTTATATGGATCCAGGTAATTGGTCAACTTCGATTACTGGTGGTCAAAATTTCCAATATTTACTAATGTCAGTTATTCTAATGTCTAGTTTAATTGCCATGTTATTACAATATATGGCTGCTAAACTAGGAATTGTAAGCAGTATGGACTTGGCTCAAGCCATTAGGTCCAGAACGAGTAAGGCGTTAGGAATCGTATTGTGGATATTAACAGAGTTCGCAATCATGGCTACTGATATCGCTGAAGTTATCGGTGCGGCTATTGCTTTGTACTTGTTGTTCCATATTCCATTGATGATTGCGGTATTTATAACCGTTCTAGATGTTTTGATATTATTGTTACTAACTAAAATTGGCTTCAGAAAAATTGAAGCTATAGTTGTTTGTTTGATCCTAGTTATCCTTTTAGTATTTATTTATCAAGTCGCACTATCAAAGCCTGATTGGGCTGCGGTTGCTGGTGGCTTGATCCCAAATGCTAAGACATTTTCAACTAGTGACAAGATTGCTGGTATGACACCATTAAGTGGTTCATTAGGTATCATTGGTGCAACTGTTATGCCTCATAATTTGTACTTACACTCAGCTATCTCACAAACACGTAAAGTTGATCATAACGATGAAGATTCCGTTGCTAAAAACGTTAAGTTCTCAGCTTGGGATTCAAATATTCAATTAACTGCAGCATTCTTCGTTAATGCATTGTTACTAATTATGGGAGTCGCTGTATTTAAGACTGGTGCTGTTAAAGATCCTTCATTCTTCGGTTTGTTCGATGCTTTATCAGATACATCAACTTTGAGTAATGGAATATTGATTGGTGTTGCTAAATCAGGTATTCTTTCTACATTATTTGCCGTTGCATTGTTGGCTTCTGGTCAGAATTCAACAATCACTGGTACTTTAACTGGACAAGTTATCATGGAAGGTTTCGTTCACATGAAGATGCCTTTGTGGTTAAGAAGACTTGTTACACGTTTGATCTCAGTTATTCCAGTTTTGATTTGTGTTATGTTAACCAGTGGTAAGAGTGCTGTTGATGAACATACGGCACTGAATAATTTGATGAATAATTCACAAGTATTCTTGGCCTTCGCACTTCCATTCTCAATGCTTCCATTATTGATGATGACTGATAGTGAAGCTGAGATGGGTCATAGATTCAAGAATAGTCTTTGGGTCAAAGTTTTAGGCTGGATCTCAGTTGTTGGATTAACAGCCTTGAACTTGATCGGTTTGCCAGATCAGATTTTAGCTTTCTTTGGAGACAATCCAAGTTCTTCTGATACATTGATGTCCAATATTATCGCGTATGCGTTGATAGCAGCGGTTCTAGCACTGTTAGTATGGACAGTTGTGGATTTATATCATGGTGATAAAAGATTAAGAGAGAGCGTTGCTGCTGCTAAATCAAGCAAGTAA
- a CDS encoding DUF6095 family protein yields MHIFLTILTFIIGIAISAISFKAKKESIYYLLLSVGVIIIFFGVFLAVPK; encoded by the coding sequence ATGCACATATTCTTAACAATCCTAACTTTCATAATTGGAATAGCTATCTCGGCTATTTCCTTCAAAGCAAAGAAAGAATCCATCTATTACCTTCTATTAAGTGTGGGTGTTATCATCATTTTCTTTGGTGTATTTTTAGCCGTTCCTAAGTAA